In the genome of Ananas comosus cultivar F153 unplaced genomic scaffold, ASM154086v1, whole genome shotgun sequence, the window NNNNNNNNNNNNNNNNNNNNNNNNNNNNNNNNNNNNNNNNNNNNNNNNNNNNNNNNNNNNNNNNNNNNNNNNNNNNNNNNNNNNNNNNNNNNNNNNNNNNNNNNNNNNNNNNNNNNNNNNNNNNNNNNNNNNNNNNNNNNNNNNNNNNNNNNNNNNNNNNNNNNNNNNNNNNNNNNNNNNNNNNNNNNNNNNNNNNNNNNNNNNNNNNNNNNNNNNNNNNNNNNNNNNNNNNNNNNNNNNNNNNNNNNNNNNNNNNNNNNNNNNNNNNNNNNNNNNNNNNNNNNNNNNNNNNNNNNNNNNNNNNNNNNNNNNNNNNNNNNNNNNNNNNNNNNNNNNNNNNNNNNNNNNNNNNNNNNNNNNNNNNNNNNNNNNNNNNNNNNNNNNNNNNNNNNNNNNNNNNNNNNNNNNNNNNNNNNNNNNNNNNNNNNNNNNNNNNNNNNNNNNNNNNNNNNNNNNNNNNNNNNNNNNNNNNNNNNNNNNNNNNNNNNNNNNNNNNNNNNNNNNNNNNNNNNNNNNNNNNNNNNNNNNNNNNNNNNNNNNNNNNNNNNNNNNNNNNNNNNNNNNNNNNNNNNNNNNNNNNNNNNNNNNNNNNNNNNNNNNNNNNNNNNNNNNNNNNNNNNNNNNNNNNNNNNNNNNNNNNNNNNNNNNNNNNNNNNNNNNNNNNNNNNNNNNNNNNNNNNNNNNNNNNNNNNNNNNNNNNNNNNNNNNNNNNNNNNNNNNNNNNNNNNNNNNNNNNNNNNNNNNNNNNNNNNNNNNNNNNNNNNNNNNNNNNNNNNNNNNGCGGCTTCGGGTCCTATGATACTCGATGCGGCAGCTGGGGAAGTAAGACAGGAACGCAAGGCGTTCAAGGAGAGTGGAGTGAAGAAACGGCCTCGTGGTGGTTGGGGGAAACAATCTAGTTCCAAAAAAGCCCCGAAGTATCAAAAGGGGCGGTCCATTAGACAAGGACCTATGcggtgcgtgatctgcggtggagAACATCACGCGGGGAATTGTAGGGATCGGGCGGGgcggtgcttcaagtgtggtcgAGCGGGACATATGGCCCGTCAGTGCGCGGAAGGAGTGCCACCTGCCCCGTCAGTTGCATCTGCCCCAGAGATTCAGCGACAGTTTGGTGGAGTCCCGTCTGCTACCGCCGTATCTGCggggtgtgtgatttgtggaggatCCCACCAGGCGCGGCGGTGTGTGCTGCGAAAAGGAAGGTGTTTTCGTTGCGGGCAGTCTGGCCACGTGAAACATGGTTGCCCCTTGGACGATGGACGACTCCTGCCGACAGCGTCGACATTCACCTCTTCGG includes:
- the LOC109704835 gene encoding cellular nucleic acid-binding protein-like encodes the protein MILDAAAGEVRQERKAFKESGVKKRPRGGWGKQSSSKKAPKYQKGRSIRQGPMRCVICGGEHHAGNCRDRAGRCFKCGRAGHMARQCAEGVPPAPSVASAPEIQRQFGGVPSATAVSAGCVICGGSHQARRCVLRKGRCFRCGQSGHVKHGCPLDDGRLLPTASTFTSSGQMVDVQPVAQSGGLGVVEQPEDSQEALSGPGYAAQVEEPAAVGDVTA